One genomic window of Phycisphaeraceae bacterium includes the following:
- a CDS encoding penicillin-binding protein 2: protein MIAPPATNTSRWRPTRSRADCCAAATVFGIAAFLVVMLGRVAQLQLRPSEDLRQHLNDRVSVVREPGVRGEILDRRGRLAAGTRFGYRIFVDPTRFPVPPDEALIKLADASGLPMSYLASRLVPTIAENERRAAMAAGEVTRVDPETNAVYSPKPLPLSRYRTIGDVLEDWRVDSVRAAKIPGVYLELRGVRETPGSALAASIIGKVGVDHAGLAGAELMLDNAVSPTPGRLSYVRDAFSHPLWIEQGAYVPPTRGRDVRLSIDLELQRMAIEELERGLVDADAAGGRLVMLDPLTGEIVAMVDLVRDLPDAVPFDWNNPLATGRRYITIRPDPNGRAHPELARNRCIEDVYEPGSTFKPFMWAVTTELGLADPGEVIDTGGGNWYTAYGRHVADVVKKDRQTWAEVLINSSNIGMAKVTRRMSDEQMRGAVVRFGFGSRVFPDKPEPGQFRGLPGESPGIVTSLKSWSKYTQTSVAMGHEVAVTPIQMVRAYSAFARTGDAAGTIPPVRLVARDIDGPTDRVVRVLPSTIANLTRETMRGVAHNLDLRLARSKEEPLPKYDLFAKSGTAEIPIGPAPKGIKKPRGFKGYYPNQYNASFIAAGPSESPRLVCIVVIDDPGPDRVRRRLHYGSQTAGPVVRRVMERSLAYLGVPPSFASEADAVAQGHTPAEVRTASAGSQR, encoded by the coding sequence ATGATCGCCCCACCGGCCACCAACACGTCTCGGTGGCGTCCGACCCGGTCCAGGGCCGACTGCTGCGCCGCCGCCACCGTCTTCGGCATCGCCGCGTTCCTGGTGGTCATGCTCGGGCGGGTCGCGCAGCTTCAACTCCGACCGTCGGAGGATCTCCGCCAGCACCTCAACGACAGGGTAAGCGTCGTTCGCGAGCCGGGCGTGCGAGGCGAGATCCTGGACCGCCGAGGTCGCCTGGCCGCGGGCACGCGTTTCGGGTACCGGATCTTTGTCGATCCGACGCGGTTCCCTGTGCCGCCCGACGAGGCCCTCATCAAGCTGGCCGATGCATCGGGCCTGCCGATGAGCTACCTGGCGTCCCGCCTGGTGCCGACAATCGCGGAGAACGAGCGCCGCGCCGCCATGGCGGCTGGAGAGGTCACGCGGGTTGACCCTGAAACCAATGCGGTCTACTCGCCAAAGCCGCTGCCGCTCTCCCGGTACCGGACAATCGGCGACGTGCTCGAGGACTGGCGTGTCGATTCCGTCCGTGCCGCCAAGATCCCTGGGGTTTACCTGGAACTCCGCGGGGTGCGGGAGACTCCGGGCTCTGCGCTCGCCGCGTCGATCATCGGCAAGGTCGGCGTTGATCACGCGGGGCTTGCCGGCGCCGAGCTCATGCTCGACAACGCGGTCTCGCCCACCCCAGGGCGTCTCTCCTATGTCCGGGATGCCTTCTCGCACCCGCTTTGGATCGAGCAGGGCGCCTATGTGCCACCGACTCGCGGACGCGATGTCCGGCTTTCGATCGACCTAGAGCTGCAGCGGATGGCGATCGAGGAGCTGGAGCGGGGGCTTGTCGATGCGGACGCCGCAGGCGGACGTCTCGTGATGCTGGATCCGCTGACAGGCGAGATCGTCGCCATGGTCGATCTGGTCCGCGACCTGCCGGATGCCGTGCCGTTTGATTGGAACAATCCGCTCGCTACCGGTCGCCGCTACATCACAATACGTCCGGACCCGAATGGCCGCGCCCATCCGGAGCTCGCGAGAAACCGCTGCATAGAGGACGTGTACGAGCCTGGATCGACCTTCAAGCCGTTCATGTGGGCCGTCACGACCGAACTTGGTCTGGCAGATCCCGGCGAGGTGATCGACACCGGCGGGGGCAACTGGTACACGGCCTACGGACGACATGTCGCCGATGTCGTCAAGAAGGACCGCCAGACATGGGCCGAGGTCCTGATCAACTCTTCGAACATCGGCATGGCCAAGGTCACTCGGCGAATGTCGGATGAACAGATGCGTGGCGCCGTGGTCCGCTTCGGCTTTGGGTCCCGCGTGTTCCCGGACAAACCGGAGCCGGGGCAGTTCCGCGGACTCCCAGGGGAGTCGCCCGGTATTGTCACGAGCCTCAAGAGTTGGAGCAAGTACACGCAGACGTCGGTCGCCATGGGGCACGAGGTCGCGGTGACGCCAATCCAGATGGTCCGCGCCTACTCCGCCTTTGCTCGTACAGGAGACGCCGCCGGGACGATCCCCCCAGTTCGATTGGTCGCCCGGGACATCGATGGCCCAACGGATCGGGTTGTTCGCGTGCTCCCCTCGACGATCGCCAATCTCACCCGCGAGACGATGCGGGGCGTCGCACACAACCTCGATTTGCGACTGGCTCGCTCAAAGGAGGAGCCGCTGCCGAAGTACGATCTGTTCGCCAAGTCAGGCACGGCAGAGATCCCGATTGGCCCGGCGCCCAAAGGCATCAAGAAGCCCCGCGGCTTCAAGGGGTATTACCCCAACCAGTACAACGCGTCGTTCATTGCGGCGGGGCCGAGCGAGTCCCCAAGGCTGGTTTGCATCGTCGTCATCGACGATCCGGGTCCTGATCGAGTCCGTCGGAGGCTGCACTACGGATCGCAGACCGCGGGGCCGGTCGTTCGGCGAGTCATGGAGCGATCACTCGCATACCTGGGAGTGCCGCCGTCGTTTGCCAGCGAGGCGGATGCGGTTGCCCAAGGGCACACGCCGGCTGAAGTTCGGACGGCCTCGGCGGGCAGCCAGCGATAG
- a CDS encoding LysM peptidoglycan-binding domain-containing protein has product MTREHKLALVVGFSLVLVVGVLISDHFSKARSARVLDANNTDPVAVAGVLPAVLVSTADASDLQPLPSPPPLTLPGPASEPLLGGRHEPEIINMAATAQTTRPVLIADAGGSDRTPGSLGISSLQPAVRVDTLQVNGEAPEPVPALKFSGLPVSTGSLRRHEVVKGDTLSVISEKYYSEKGLWKQLMAYNKGRVGSEGSLRIGVTLLIPPREVLLGTAQLPPEAKADQPASPTPTTEKPQKPSKPTSGTLYVVQAGDTLARIADRQLGSKSRWENIRDLNADLIDDADSLSIGMKLKLPAR; this is encoded by the coding sequence GTGACACGTGAACACAAACTGGCTCTCGTCGTCGGATTCTCGCTGGTCTTGGTCGTCGGGGTCCTCATCTCGGACCACTTCTCCAAGGCCCGCTCTGCTCGTGTGCTCGACGCGAACAACACCGATCCGGTAGCGGTTGCCGGCGTCCTTCCGGCCGTCCTCGTATCCACCGCCGACGCGTCGGACCTGCAGCCGCTCCCATCTCCTCCTCCGTTGACCCTTCCGGGTCCGGCCTCGGAGCCTCTCCTGGGTGGGAGGCATGAGCCCGAGATCATCAACATGGCCGCGACCGCGCAGACCACCCGGCCAGTGCTGATCGCGGATGCCGGCGGATCGGACCGCACGCCCGGATCGCTGGGGATCTCCTCGCTTCAGCCCGCGGTTCGGGTCGACACCCTGCAGGTCAATGGCGAGGCCCCGGAACCGGTTCCGGCTTTGAAGTTCTCCGGCCTTCCGGTTTCGACCGGCTCGCTCAGGCGGCACGAGGTTGTAAAGGGAGACACCCTCTCTGTTATCTCCGAGAAGTACTACTCGGAAAAGGGACTGTGGAAGCAGTTGATGGCCTACAACAAGGGGCGAGTTGGATCAGAGGGCTCACTCCGGATCGGCGTGACCCTGCTCATCCCGCCGCGAGAGGTTCTGCTCGGAACCGCCCAGCTCCCGCCTGAGGCCAAGGCCGACCAGCCTGCCTCTCCGACACCGACCACAGAGAAGCCGCAGAAGCCCTCCAAGCCGACCTCGGGCACTCTCTATGTGGTCCAGGCCGGGGACACCCTCGCCCGCATCGCCGATCGCCAACTCGGCAGCAAGTCGCGGTGGGAGAATATCCGCGATCTCAACGCCGACCTGATCGACGATGCGGATTCGCTCTCCATCGGTATGAAGCTCAAGCTTCCGGCACGCTGA
- the rsmH gene encoding 16S rRNA (cytosine(1402)-N(4))-methyltransferase RsmH, which produces MTKGHIPVLLNEVLATLDPGAGETYVDCTAGLGGHAAAIAPRLGSAGTVVLCDVDPANLSAAARRIQEMCQSPNLVTIRANFADLPRQLTERGLRANLLLADLGFASVQVDQADRGFSFSREGPLDMRLDPDSPVTAAQLVNSLPQYELARLIHEFGEEKQAGRIAQKIAESRADAPITTTTRLAAIIREALGSRARRPGASIDPATRTFQALRIAVNDEMGNLAALLDAIERQARAIGRHSSPAGWAGSGARLAVISFHSLEDRLVKRSFAAVVKRGHARDLVRKPIVASPAETAANPRSRSAKMRAIQLAAATPE; this is translated from the coding sequence ATGACCAAAGGCCACATTCCTGTCCTGCTCAATGAGGTGCTCGCGACGCTCGATCCCGGGGCCGGCGAGACGTACGTAGATTGCACCGCCGGCCTCGGTGGCCACGCCGCGGCAATCGCGCCGCGATTGGGGTCCGCCGGCACGGTCGTCCTTTGCGACGTCGATCCGGCCAATCTCTCGGCGGCGGCGAGGCGCATTCAGGAGATGTGTCAGTCCCCGAATCTGGTGACGATTCGCGCAAATTTTGCAGATCTTCCCCGGCAACTGACGGAGCGAGGCTTGCGGGCCAACTTGCTGCTCGCCGATCTGGGGTTCGCTTCTGTTCAGGTCGATCAGGCCGACCGCGGCTTCTCCTTCTCGCGGGAAGGCCCGCTGGACATGCGGCTTGACCCCGATTCTCCGGTTACCGCGGCCCAACTCGTCAATTCGCTTCCGCAGTACGAACTTGCCCGCCTCATCCATGAGTTCGGCGAGGAGAAGCAGGCCGGCCGGATCGCGCAAAAAATAGCAGAGTCGCGGGCGGATGCGCCGATAACCACGACGACGCGGCTTGCGGCGATCATCCGCGAGGCGCTTGGCTCAAGAGCGAGAAGACCTGGTGCGTCAATCGATCCCGCCACGAGGACCTTTCAGGCCCTGCGCATTGCTGTCAACGATGAGATGGGGAACTTGGCTGCGCTCCTTGATGCGATCGAGCGGCAGGCGCGAGCGATTGGTCGGCATTCTTCGCCGGCCGGCTGGGCGGGCTCTGGCGCCCGCCTCGCAGTTATCTCGTTCCACTCGCTGGAAGATCGCCTCGTCAAGCGGTCCTTCGCCGCGGTGGTCAAACGGGGGCATGCGAGAGATTTGGTTCGCAAGCCGATCGTTGCGTCTCCGGCCGAAACGGCCGCAAATCCCCGATCGAGGTCTGCCAAGATGCGGGCCATTCAGCTCGCTGCGGCGACGCCGGAATAG